The genomic region ATTGCGCTGCAAATATGATATGCTTTCAGTAACTGTAATATGTAGAGTCTAAACCTTTAAAATGTAGCGCTGTGTTCGGATGTCTGTATTGAAGGCCTTCGTATTGAATTGGTTTCAATTTCAATTCAGGGAGGAAACTGTAATGGACATGAATACAAATTCACATGTTTGGATGCTCATGGAATTGGGCCTTGGAATCTCAATGAGTTCTCAATACCAAATCATGTTCGGATGACAAACTATGGAATTGCTTATTCTTTGTGCTTTATGCATCAAATCAAAATCTATACAATGTGTGAGTATAATTGAATGAtcatatatcaatataaaattacAAATATTCTAGAAATTTACAACGGCACCAAATAATGTTTGCACACCCTGCAAAGGACCTGCAAAAGATGAATCTGTGGTTAGTAAATTCATGTGCATGGAGAGCAGGGGAAGAATAGGAACAGGGGAAGAGGAGGAACTTAGAAGGGGCTGCCTGGGGAAGTAAAGAAGAGAAACAAGGGGATCCGGGGAAGGGGGAATAAGATGGaagaggaaggggaagaagaaaaTGGCAGAGAAGAAGTGGAAGANNNNNNNNNNNNNNNNNNNNNNNNNNNNNNNNNNNNNNNNNNNNNNNNNNNNNNNNNNNNNNNNNNNNNNNNNNNNNNNNNNNNNNNNNNNNNNNNNNNNNNNNNNNNNNNNNNNNNNNNNNNNNNNNNNNNNNNNNNNNNNNNNNNNNNNNNNNNNNNNNNNNNNNNNNNNNNNNNNNNNNNNNNNNNNNNNNNNNNNNNNNNNNNNNNNNNNNNNNNNNNNNNNNNNNNNNNNNNNGCGCCGGGCAGCTAGATGCAGGGGCGCAGGGGGAAACGTGCGGGCTTGAAGGTCCGTCGCCACTGGACAgggcaggaggaggaggggcaggGAGCGGGGATACatacctgcgccgccgccgcctcctcaagCTTCCGTCTCGAGCGGGGAGGAAAGGGCTGGTGTCACGCGGGGACGGAAGGGGCAGGCCGCCGCTGCCTCCTGAAGCATTGTGTTTCCCGGGATCAGCTCAATTCGACCCAAATCGGAGCCCCAGACCTCTGTATTGCGGCACGGCTACGCTAGTGGACGCGATTTCCACGCTGTATTGGGCTCATTTTGGTCCGCTCGTTTCTGTAAACATCCAAATGCCTGAATTAGCAAGTAGCCAATACCAAATCCAATACAAAGGCTCTAATTCAGACATCCGAACATAGTGTAGATGTATTTGTTAGCTATAGTGCTATAACGATTCTAAAAATCTATACCGATCCTTTAAATATTTCCCTAAATGAGCTTTAGTACTTGAGGTATTCTCTGGAAACTTTGTCGTGGGCTATATCTGTTTCCTAGAGGGAATTCTATTTCCCTGCAACCCTGCTGACACGGGTGTAAGCTGTTCATCCAAAATTCCGAATAGATGGTTGGTACTTCACAGCCATCCTTGAATGTATTATACAAATAAGCATCAATATATGCTTGTGGCATACTTCCCCCGAACCGAAATTATGTCCTTTAGGACATTGAAAGTCTTCAAGCTAGTACTTCGACCATCAGTTTCTGTGCGAATATGTTGCCTCACATTAAAGTAATTATACATTATAAAAGTATATTTCATGATAGATCTTGTAGTATCAATTTGATGATTAATTTAATATACTAAGTAAATCTTACTGGGCAGCAGGCCTGGTTAGCAATCATAAATCTTCTCTAATAGATAGTCAAACTTATAAATGTTTGACTAACGAAAAAGAAAATGCTAAAAACACCTACATTTTGGATTGGAGGTAGTATTATTTCGTGCTCATTAAGGAAATGCTATCCCATGCGATCCTGCCAGCACCATTGTGGAGGCTATTTATCCAAAATTCCAAATAGATGGTTGCTACTTTACAGCCAGTTCTTGAATTGTATTGTATGAATGAGCATCCAATTAATGTCTGTGGCATATTATTTGGCGCTTAATAGCATCCATGTTACCATGTATGTTTGTGTTGCTTCTATTCTTTAATGTACACTCCACTGCTCCAAAAATGTTGTTGTGCTTACTGGAACGTGGCAGACCAGTTCATCTACATGGTTACAGTCCTTTCTGCATGTATTACTCGTCCTTGAGCACTTGTATGATACACTTGCTTTGATGATTGCAGATTCCATGTCAGTGGTTATATAACAAGTTTTGGCAGCCTAGAATGGGCGaagacacatgatgcagcaacacAAACATCTCTAGTGGTTTCAACTCTTGTAGACGGTGGTGCTATTTGTGTTGGGAAAACTGTCATCGATGAGATGGCATATAGGTATTTTCATTTTGCTTTCTGTACGTAGCTTCGCGGAACTGTATTAAGGcttaatttttttctttatttctttagtTTTTAGTGCCGTGTCATAAAGATGATACATGTTCCTTAGATTTGTGGAGTAGTTTTCCAGCTTTCCAATAATCTTGTATCTGTGCTGACTTAATGTACATTGCTTGTCCAGTATCCATGGTGAGAATAAACATTTTGGTACACCAACAAATCCTGCAGCTTCCGATCGAGTACCTGGAGGATGCTCAAGTGGATCAGCTGTTGCTGTTGCTGGTGGCATGGTAGATTTCGCCTTGGGTAAGTTGCTCTTTGGAGCATTCTTATTTAAGCAAAAAATGAAGTTTATTAACATTATTATTTGCTGCTGGTGCTTCATTATCCTTCTGATGCCAAATCTTTAATGTTGAAAGTAGCGAGAACCAGGGGAATTTTTCCCAATGTAGCATTTGCATGCAACTTATGATACTTGCTGTCTCATTTACTAGTGTTTGCAGCATTTTGTTTTTACTAGTGGTATTGCTCGCCACTCGACAGTGTTCACGATTGTTTTCACGTGGTGAAATGTGAATCCATACCCATAGTTAAACTTGGTTCTCTCTTGATTAACAGATATACTTTACTAAGTTGTGCTTGTGCACTTGATGCACTTGATGGATTAACCGGATTGTAGTTGCATCTCAAGCTCATTCTGTGACCTTTTTGCAGAcaaagattgttttttcttgcgaAAATTCAGCATATTCTACCAAAGATAACAAGACAATAGTTACTATCTATCGAGTTTACTCTGGACACCACTAGAAATAATAATATAATGGAGAGGAAGATAACCGGTCTGCAAGGATATAGGATTATAGCCATTTAATTCATATCCCTGCTCAGTGGGTCTGCTATTTTTACTGTGTAGATGTCAAGCATAAAAGAGAAACTTATGTGTTTTTCCCCTTTTTGTAACTAAATTTATGTGGGGTTATTCCAGTACAGTTTCTTACTGAGGCTTGGACTTATAAAAGCTTCTGGATCTTGAAATCCGCCACTATTCGTACTGGATCTTTCTTGACTGTTATTTTTTCTGTCGAACTGTCTATGCTTCTTATAATGTTATTATCATGTCTCTAACTTACATACATAAGTGCTACACTGATAATGTGGTGTGGTAGGTATTGATTCCATTGGAGGAGTAAGGGTACCAGGTGGCTATTGTGGCGTACTGGCGTTCCGGCCTTCACATGCTGTTATATCCAACAGTGGTGTTATTCCTGTAGCTCCTAGCCTAGACACTATAGGTACCTCTAAAGAATCTTTATTCATCTAAACTACATGAATTTTATAGGTCTTGACTTCTAAACAGAAATCATCATGTCTTGTTATTTTCTTCTTTCTGTTGTAGGCTGGTTCGCAAAGGATCCGATTGTACTGCGTCGTGTTGGTCATCTTCTTCTGAAATTATCTTATACTGATATTCGTCTACCCAGACACTTCTACATAGCAGATGATTGTTTTGAAATTTCAAAGATACCTGCAAGAAGGTTAACTCAGGTGGTCGCAAAATCTGTGGAAAAGCTGTACGGAAGTAAGTGCATCCTCCTTACACCATCTCTTGTCTTTTTTTTTTATTTGCTGGAAGTTAACTCATGCCTTTCCTCAGGACAAGTCTTGAGTCATGTGAATCTTGGAAATTATTTGGCTTCAAAAATACCCAGCCTGCGGAACTATTCAAACGGGCAAAAGAATGGGGACTCAAAGTTTTCTTCATTGCAAGCACTTTCTAGTGCCATGCAGTTGCTTCACAAGTACGGTTCCTGCATTATTACAGATCCTATTGTTCCAAAAAGAAGGAAATAATGGTTCATTGTGAATTATGATTTTTATATTTCCTCCTGTGGTTTCTGTCTGCTGTCTATCTGCTAGCCATGTAAAAGCAGgtgtggtcgtgttgtaggttcaTTTTACGGTACTGTTAGTTGAACTTCGTAGGGTTGCATGGTTCTCTTCTTTTCTTGTAACTATTTCATGTTTTGGTGGTCACCAACAAAGACATCAAATGCTGTTTAGTACATAAAGGCTGGCATGCTTGTCTTACTTTGGTTTGGCTTTGGTGTAGAAAATTTGGACTTGTTCTAGAATTGAGATGAACGCTCTTGTATTGTTTATGATATATCTGATGATATAAGTTAGAATTTTCACCTTACATATATACAAATTTCTCTTTCACTTTGCCATACTTGGACATGTCGTTGTGATGCAGTGTAATATTGCTATTTTGTTATTCAATCCAGGCATGAATTTAGAGATCAGCATAACGAGTGGATAAACTCAGCAAAGTCTGCTGTTGATGCTTCCATAGTTGGTAATTTGTCTGATGATGGTGATTCAACTATTAATATCGTCCAAGATGCAAGAAAGGAAGTGCGCTTAGCTCTCAACACACTTCTTAAGGTAAATATTGAGTTCATACTACAATTCTGTGAAATTATTGTATATGTGCGTACATTATCAGGAAAAACCATTGTTGATCCTGTGATTCGTTTCTTGGCGCATTCATTTGCCATTACCTATAGTTTTGCTGGATATATTTCACTGAAGAAAACCCTATACTGTATCTCTTTGATTCTGAAAATGTGATCTGCTCAAAGCTTGTGGACTTCAATTGGTAAAACAAAGCTAGTGTTTTGTAGTGTTTACAAATGTTTTTTTATATGAAATTTATGTATTATGTGCCAAGTGGATCAAATCA from Triticum aestivum cultivar Chinese Spring chromosome 4A, IWGSC CS RefSeq v2.1, whole genome shotgun sequence harbors:
- the LOC123087135 gene encoding outer envelope protein 64, chloroplastic (The sequence of the model RefSeq protein was modified relative to this genomic sequence to represent the inferred CDS: added 39 bases not found in genome assembly), with product MASSTAANLWVLLGLGIAGVLLAAKRLKRPARPDHGAFVSLLELLPPPQPPPPQARHPLTDLCFAIADAFHVSGYITSFGSLEWAKTHDAATQTSLVVSTLVDGGAICVGKTVIDEMAYSIHGENKHFGTPTNPAASDRVPGGCSSGSAVAVAGGMVDFALGIDSIGGVRVPGGYCGVLAFRPSHAVISNSGVIPVAPSLDTIGWFAKDPIVLRRVGHLLLKLSYTDIRLPRHFYIADDCFEISKIPARRLTQVVAKSVEKLYGRQVLSHVNLGNYLASKIPSLRNYSNGQKNGDSKFSSLQALSSAMQLLHKHEFRDQHNEWINSAKSAVDASIVGNLSDDGDSTINIVQDARKEVRLALNTLLKDDGILVIPTALGCPPKLNARELSSTSYNAETLCLQSLSSMSGCCQVTVPIGTHDKCPISVSFIARHGGDRFLLDTTQAIYATIQEQVEVLAKSNPSSKEAMSEEAAEAAKEKGNSAFKEKQWQKAINLYTEAIKLNGKVATYYSNRAAAFLELANYRQAETDCTSAIDIDPKIVKAYLRRGTAREMLGYYKEAVDDFSHALVLEPMNKTAGAAINRLKKLFP